The genome window CGCTTAAAAACTGTCGAAAGTCGGGAATCGCGGCATAGCTAATACCAATACCTAACGCTAAGGCGCCGGTTACAAACAAAGGTAGGTGCTTGAGAAAATCAGAATTGGTTGAATCGCTGGAACTTGTCATCTTACGCAAACTAGTATTTATATAATAACCAGTCCGGTAGGCAGAAGTTAGTTTAAATGAGGAAGGCTGCCCCTCGAGGGGCAGCCTTCCAAAAGGAGTGTATTTGTAGTTAACTCGCTGTTATTTCAATTTCCTCACCATTTTTATGGTAGAACTTAAATTCATTGATGCCAAACGAGCTATCTTTTACCACTGTTACCCATGTTTTGTATTTGAAATACCAGTTCATGCGGCGTGAAGGAAAGCCCTTCGTATAATATGCGTGCAGAAATGGATGCATAGTAATGATCACGCCCCGTTCATTCTGCTTGGTCAAAATATACTCTAAGTTATTTTCAATAACATCGGTAATCAGAATGCTGGCCTGAATGGTGCCGGTGCCGCCACAGGATGGGCAGACTTCGCGGGTTACAACATTCATTTCAGGACGTACGCGTTGCCGCGTAATCTGCATGAGGCCAAACTTGGTCAGTGGTAAAATCGTGAATTTCGAGCGATCTGTGGTCATTTCTTCCCGCATCACGTCAAAAATCATCTTTTTATTTTCGGGCTTTTTCATGTCAATGAAGTCAATGACAATGATACCGCCCATATCGCGCAGCCGAAGCTGGCGGGCAATTTCTTTGGCCGCCTCCTTGTTAACACTGACGGCCGTAGCCTCCTGGTCTTCTTCGGAGTTCGACTTGTTTCCGCTATTGACGTCAATGACGTGCAACGCCTCGGTGTGTTCAATAATCAGATAGCCTCCGCCTGGCAGACTGACCGAACGGCCAAACAGCGACTTGATCTGTTTTTCCAATCCCAAATGCTCGAATACTTTCGTTTTGCCATTATGCAGCTTAACGATCTTTTCTTTATCCGGAGCAATTTCCTGGATGTACGTTCTAATTTCATCGAACATCTCGCGGGTATCAACGACAATGCTGTCGAACGACTCGTTCAGCATGTCACGCAGGATGGACGAAGCCCGGTTCATCTCACCAATCACACGGTCGCGGGGTTTTGCGTCGCGTAGTGTTGCAATTCCTTTTTCCCACTTTTCGAGGGAGTTGGTCAAATCGCGGTCAAGCTCTTCAACACTTTTGCCCTGGGCCACAGTACGGACAATAACGCCAAAATTTTGCGGTTTAATGGACGACATTAAACGCAAAAGGCGAGTCCGTTCGGTTTTATCTGTAATTTTTTTGGAGATATTGACCGAACTGGCAAAGGGCACTAGTACCAGATACCGACCCGCAATCGAAATGTCGCACGACAGTCGTGGTCCTTTGGTCGAGATGGGTTCTTTTACTACTTGCACCAAAATCGGTGCATTTTTAGCTAATACCTTGTCAATTTTCCCGTGTTTTTCAATTTCGGGTTCCAGCTTGAAACTATTAAGCCGGCCGGTATTAGCCCGTTTAGCGATAACATCTTTGGTGAATTTGTTCAGCGAATTAATATTCGGGCCGAGGTCGAGGTAATGCAGAAAAGCATCCTTTTCATACCCAATGTCTACAAAAGCAGCATTGAGTCCCGTCACTAATTTCTTTACAGTTCCTAAGTAAATATCGCCAACGGTGAAGCTGCTGTCAGACTCTTCAACGTGATACTCCAGCAGTCTTTTGTCCTGCAAAAGTGCTATCCGATCACCTTTCTGAGTCGAACTAATCACTAATTCGTTACTCACAAGATGAATATGCGGTTAAAATGCCGGTAAATTACTTATCGAAATAGTGCCAGAATAACCATAGAATAAAAAAGCCGACCTATCGCGGCGGTGAAAAACAGCACTCCTACTCTGAGCTAGCTGGCAAAGTAACATTTGGCTATCAAATGTTACTCTTTCACCCGATTGGTCGGCTTCTATCGGTTATTTCCGTCCCACAAGGACGATCCGACAATTATTTCTTCTTGTGGCGATTTTTTCTCAGGCGTTTTTTCCGCTTGTGTGTAGCAATCTTGTGGCGTTTTCTTTTCTTTCCGCAAGGCATAGTTGTAAATGTGTTTTTAATTAATAATTGATAGAGCACGAATGCGAACATTCGTGTAACCCAGTACGGCAAAAGCGGGCGTAAACGTCCGCGTTACAGTTCTTTTTCGAGTTCGCGGATGGCTTGCTGGATGGCAGGATCTTTTTCTGTTTGTTTCACCTGTGCCAGCAGTTGCCGCGCCTCGTCTTTTTTACCCAGCTCGCTCAGGCTGATAGCCAGATAAAACTGTGCTTTTGAATTGTCAGGATGCGTAGTCAGAATGGCCCGGAAGCGTTCCGCCGCCTTACTCCATTGACTCGATCTCATCGACAGAAGCCCCATGTTAAACAGAGCCAATTCGTTGGTTGGATCCTGTTCCAAAACTTCCCGCAACAGCATAATGCCCTGCATGGGCGTTTCAGTCGTCACATAGGTCATTGCCATGTTAGCCTTAGCGGTCAGCAGAGCGGGATTTTTATCAAGTGCTTTCTGATAAACTTCCCGGGTTTTCTGGCCTAGCGCCGATGCTTTTTTTGCATCGGCAGCAAACCCGTAGGCTTCGTAATAATGGTCACCTGCTTTCAATAAGTTCGCTTCGGTGGGAGCCAGGGTTGCCAGTTCTTCGGCAATTCGGGCGGCACTATCGAAGCGGCTAATCTTCCGGTAGGCTTCAATTAATTCGGCACCTGCTGGTGCTTTCTGATTAACGGTGGCAGTTGCAAAATTCTTTTTGAAGCGTTCCAACTCTTTCTGTTGGGCCGCATTCAGCGGTTGCTGGTGCATGGACGCACTATCGGGCAAGCTGGCCGCAGAGTCTGGCATAGCCGCTTGCGTGGTTGTCCGGTCGCTTACCAACTTCCGATCCTGGCTGCTCACCACTACCTTAGGTAGACTATACAGTCCAACCGTTAGCAGCGAGGCAACACCAATAACCAAAAGAATGGATTTGTTCATACTCCTTTTGATTTTTGACTCTGACTTTTGGCACCGGCTGTTAACCAATTAATACCAAGAGCCAAAGTCAAAACTCATTTTAAGCCGAGACTTGCTCGTCGCGTTTTACCGCTGTTTTTACCTGCTCAACAAATACTTTGGCGGGCTTGAAGCTTGGAATGTAATGCTCGTTGATGACCATCGCCGTGTTTTTGGAGATGTTACGTGCCACTTTCCGTGCGCGTTTTTTGTTAATGAAACTACCGAAACCTCTCACGTAGATGTTCTCGTCCTTCGCCAGATTATTTTTAATCACGGTGAAGAACGTTTCGATAGTGTGCTGAACATCTGCCTTGTCGATCCCTGTCTTCTCGGCAATTTCTGCGATTACGTCTGCTTTCGTCACGTTCTTACTAAACTTTAAGGTTCAATTAGTTGTTGGAATTTTAAATTCCTCTAAAAATTGGGAGTACAAAGGTAGAGCATTATCCCTAGAGATGAAACACTAATTTTGGTTTTTTCTTCTCAACTACACCACATTACGAATTATTTTGGACTGGCAATCAGACCTTGACGCAGCTGCAACGACTTTCGCCGACCTTTTAGCGGGCTGGTATGAACACCATAAACGAGACCTTCCCTGGCGCCATACGCGCGATCCTTATTCCATCTGGTTATCCGAAATTATTCTGCAACAAACCCGCGTAGCACAGGGCTTGCCTTACTACGAACGGTTCGTTAAAGCCTACCCGACCGTGCAGGATATGGCCGCCGCCGAAGAGCAGGAACTGCTGCGGCTCTGGCAAGGCCTCGGCTACTATTCCCGCGCCCGGAATCTGCACCAGACGGCCCGGCAGATTGTGGCTACGCGAGGAGGAGCGTTTCCCGATAACTACCACGATTTGTTGGCGTTACGTGGAATCGGGACGTATACCGCTGCGGCGATTGCTTCCTTTGCTTTTGGGGAGCGAGTGGCCGTTGTTGATGGCAATGTTTACCGGGTATTAGCCCGAATTTTTGGTATTGAAGAAGACATTACGACGACCAATGCTAAAAAAACCTTCTCGGCACTGGCCAATCGTCTGATTCAACAGGCGGCAGATCCGGCAACGCATAACCAGGCCATGATGGAGTTTGGTGCCATCCAGTGCACGCCTGTCGCGCCGAATTGTTTGTTCTGTCCATTTCAGCAAAATTGTCGGGCCTTTTTGACTGGCCGCCAGCATTTGTTGCCCGTAAAAAGCAAGAAACAGCCCGTTCGGGAACGCTATTTCAATTACATCGTTATTCAGCAGATTGATGCGGCGGGCAAGTTGCGGATCGCGATGAAGCAACGCCTTGAAAAAGATGTCTGGCAAAATCTGTATGATTTTGCGCTGATTGAAACGGATGAGCCTGTCGATGCTTTCCGTTACTTAGCGGATGACGAGACGTCAAAGGAAGTGCTGAGACACGGCTTCTTCAGTGGCGTTGCAGAAGAGCGTACCCAACTTTTATCGCATCAGCGCATCCGGGCAAAGTTCTGGCGGGTGACACTTCGACCGGATAGTAAGATGTCGTTAATAGGAGGGTTAAAATTCTACGAACTCGCTGAAATTGAGCAGTTACCGAAGCCAATATTAATTGCTGACTATTTGAAATAGTCGCGTTTTTTGCTTAATTTTACTTACTTAAGTACCTTAACAATTCACCATTTAACAGTAGTCAGCAATGGCAGGAAGTGTGAACAAAGTGATCCTCGTCGGCAACTTAGGCGGAGACCCAGAAGTACGGTATCTAGACGGCGGCTCTGTAGTAGCCCGGTTCAATATTGCAACGAATGAATCGTACCGTAATCGCAGTGGTGAACTGGTTGAACAAACCGAATGGCATCGTATTGAGTTATGGGAGAATCTGGCAAAGATTGCCGAACAATATTTGAAAAAAGGCAGTCAGGTGTATGTGGAAGGTCGTCTTCGTTCAGAAACCTGGCAGGATAAAGAAGGCGTTCAGCGGACAGGAGTTCGGATTCGCGCAACGGGTATGACGTTGCTGGGAGGTCGTCCGGGTGAAGGCGGTGGTGAGGCTTCGGAAGCGCCACAGGCACAAGCAGTGGCTCGCCCGGCTGCGGCCGCGCAACCAGCTCCGCAGCCAGAAGCTCAACGTCCGGCTCAACAGCCAGTACGCCGCGAACCAGACCCGGTTCCGTCGTTTGACAATGCCGGTGGGGACGACGATCTACCGTTCTAAACCCTCCCCGGTGTAGTGTTTACCAACACGCAATTACATGGATAGTGACCCGCTTTTACATAAGGTGCTCCTGGCTGATGTCTGGAGCACCTATTTTGGTTTTTACGGCCCTTATGCCGCAGTGCTGCTCGTTTTATTAATTCTGGCGGCCGTTATTTCTGCTGCCGAAGCCGCATTCTTCACCCTTTCACCCGACGACCGGGCCCTGTGCCGGGTTAGCGAAGGCAAGCCGGAAAGCCGGATCATTCAACTTCTTGATCGACCCCGTCGTTTGTTAGCCTCCCTGTTGATTTTCAATAATTTGCTCAATCTGGCAATTGTTGTTATCGTCACTTATCTCGTTTGGGAGCTCTATCAATTTAAAACTATTTCGGGACTAATGCTGGCCGGTGTTACTACTGCCGTTACCCTCATTATTGTCTTGTTTGGCGAGATTATCCCCAAAGTATACGCCAGCCAGAATAACCTCGCCGTAGCCAAATGGACCGCCCCACTTGTTGCCGTTGCCTTGGTTTTGTTCCGACCCTTTTCGGCAATGCTCGTGAGTTTGAGTAACGTTGTTGATAAGCGCATTCAACGCCGGGGCTACAAAGTATCGCTCGAAGAACTCAGCCAGGCAGTTGAACTGACTAGCAGCGAATCGACGCACGAAGAGCGGGAGCTAATCAAAGGGATTGTTAATTTTGGAAACCTGACGGCTCGGCAGGTGATGCGTTCAAGGGGAGACATTTCAGCCGTTTGCGATGACCTTACCT of Tellurirhabdus bombi contains these proteins:
- a CDS encoding single-stranded DNA-binding protein; amino-acid sequence: MAGSVNKVILVGNLGGDPEVRYLDGGSVVARFNIATNESYRNRSGELVEQTEWHRIELWENLAKIAEQYLKKGSQVYVEGRLRSETWQDKEGVQRTGVRIRATGMTLLGGRPGEGGGEASEAPQAQAVARPAAAAQPAPQPEAQRPAQQPVRREPDPVPSFDNAGGDDDLPF
- a CDS encoding tetratricopeptide repeat protein, coding for MNKSILLVIGVASLLTVGLYSLPKVVVSSQDRKLVSDRTTTQAAMPDSAASLPDSASMHQQPLNAAQQKELERFKKNFATATVNQKAPAGAELIEAYRKISRFDSAARIAEELATLAPTEANLLKAGDHYYEAYGFAADAKKASALGQKTREVYQKALDKNPALLTAKANMAMTYVTTETPMQGIMLLREVLEQDPTNELALFNMGLLSMRSSQWSKAAERFRAILTTHPDNSKAQFYLAISLSELGKKDEARQLLAQVKQTEKDPAIQQAIRELEKEL
- the mutY gene encoding A/G-specific adenine glycosylase, which codes for MDWQSDLDAAATTFADLLAGWYEHHKRDLPWRHTRDPYSIWLSEIILQQTRVAQGLPYYERFVKAYPTVQDMAAAEEQELLRLWQGLGYYSRARNLHQTARQIVATRGGAFPDNYHDLLALRGIGTYTAAAIASFAFGERVAVVDGNVYRVLARIFGIEEDITTTNAKKTFSALANRLIQQAADPATHNQAMMEFGAIQCTPVAPNCLFCPFQQNCRAFLTGRQHLLPVKSKKQPVRERYFNYIVIQQIDAAGKLRIAMKQRLEKDVWQNLYDFALIETDEPVDAFRYLADDETSKEVLRHGFFSGVAEERTQLLSHQRIRAKFWRVTLRPDSKMSLIGGLKFYELAEIEQLPKPILIADYLK
- the gldE gene encoding gliding motility-associated protein GldE produces the protein MDSDPLLHKVLLADVWSTYFGFYGPYAAVLLVLLILAAVISAAEAAFFTLSPDDRALCRVSEGKPESRIIQLLDRPRRLLASLLIFNNLLNLAIVVIVTYLVWELYQFKTISGLMLAGVTTAVTLIIVLFGEIIPKVYASQNNLAVAKWTAPLVAVALVLFRPFSAMLVSLSNVVDKRIQRRGYKVSLEELSQAVELTSSESTHEERELIKGIVNFGNLTARQVMRSRGDISAVCDDLTFDELLEQINQSGYSRIPVYKESVDQIDGILYIKDLLPHIDKDDSFHWQVLLRPVFFIPETKKIDDLLQDFQKRRVHLAIVVDEYGGTRGLVTMEDIIEEIFGDINDEFDDDEAVPFQRIDEKTIVIEGKTLLVDLCRVLQVDASFFDAAKGESESLAGLLLELFTRVPENDEEISYQPFVFKILSADDKRINHVQITRQDVSEEVEVNSEA
- a CDS encoding Rne/Rng family ribonuclease, with translation MSNELVISSTQKGDRIALLQDKRLLEYHVEESDSSFTVGDIYLGTVKKLVTGLNAAFVDIGYEKDAFLHYLDLGPNINSLNKFTKDVIAKRANTGRLNSFKLEPEIEKHGKIDKVLAKNAPILVQVVKEPISTKGPRLSCDISIAGRYLVLVPFASSVNISKKITDKTERTRLLRLMSSIKPQNFGVIVRTVAQGKSVEELDRDLTNSLEKWEKGIATLRDAKPRDRVIGEMNRASSILRDMLNESFDSIVVDTREMFDEIRTYIQEIAPDKEKIVKLHNGKTKVFEHLGLEKQIKSLFGRSVSLPGGGYLIIEHTEALHVIDVNSGNKSNSEEDQEATAVSVNKEAAKEIARQLRLRDMGGIIVIDFIDMKKPENKKMIFDVMREEMTTDRSKFTILPLTKFGLMQITRQRVRPEMNVVTREVCPSCGGTGTIQASILITDVIENNLEYILTKQNERGVIITMHPFLHAYYTKGFPSRRMNWYFKYKTWVTVVKDSSFGINEFKFYHKNGEEIEITAS
- a CDS encoding HU family DNA-binding protein; the protein is MTKADVIAEIAEKTGIDKADVQHTIETFFTVIKNNLAKDENIYVRGFGSFINKKRARKVARNISKNTAMVINEHYIPSFKPAKVFVEQVKTAVKRDEQVSA